Part of the Bradyrhizobium sp. AZCC 1721 genome, CAGAAAAATGACCAAACACGAAATGATGGACGCAAACTTGTTCAAGGACGCCTCCGTTAAAAAAACGTGGACCCAAGCCAGGTCTAATCCGCAAATTTCGTCAAACGACCTCGAAAACGGGTCCCACTACCAAGGATTGAACAAAGACATCAGGAAGACGTCAGTTGTGTGACGGGTAAATTCAATCCGGCTCAATCCGTCAGCATCGCGCCGACGTCGGCTTCCGCGACCACGGCACCATTTACCTTGGCGTCGCCGTGAAACCACCACATCGCCTTGCGGCGGCCGATCGAGCGCATGTGGTACTCGATGGTGTCGCCGGGCATCACCGGCTTGCGGAATTTGCACTTGTCGATGGTGAGGAAATAAACCGCGCGTGGCTTCTCGGTGCCTTCGACCGACTTGATGCCGATCACGCCGGCGGTCTGCGCCATGGCCTCGATCATCATCACGCCGGGATAGACCGGACGTTCGGGGAAATGGCCGAGAAACGGCGGCTCGTTGAAGGTAACGTTCTTGATGCCGATGCCGCTGTAATCGGTCCGGATCTTGATCACCCGATCGATCAGCAGCATTGGATAACGGTGCGGGAGCGTCTTGAGGATCTCGTTGATATCCACGAGCTCAAACCTGACCGGTGCCTCCTCCATCACTCGCGCCCCTCGCCTTTCGGATCGACGGCGCCACCCTGCACCAGCCGCTCCACTGCAACAATCTCCCTGAACCACTGCTTGGTCGGTTTGGCAAAATGTCCGCCCCAGCGGCCATTGGGTGGGATATCGTCCTTGACCGCGCTCATCGCCGTCACCTGCGCGCCATCGCCGATCTTGAGGTGGTTGTTGATGCCCACCTTGGCGCCCAGCGCGACGTTGTCACCGATCGTCAGACTGCCCGCGAGCCCGATCTGGGCCGCGAGCAGGCAGTGCCTGCCGATGGTCACATTGTGGCCGATCTGAACCTGATTGTCGATTTTGGTGCCCTCGCCGATCACGGTATCCCGCAGGCTGCCGCGGTCGATGCAGGTGCCGGCGCCGATCTCGACATCGTTCTGGATCAGGACGCGGCCGGTCTGGGGCACCTTCAGATGGCCCTCGGGGCCGAAGAAAATGAAGCCATAACCGTCCTGGCCGATGCTGCAGGCGGGGTGGATCAGCACGTTGTTGCCGATCAGGGCGAACTGGATCGCGGTGCGCGCACCTACATTGCAGTCGCGGCCGATTTTGACGTCGGCGCCGATTACCGCGCCGGCACCGATTACGGTGCCAGTGCCGATCTCGACCCGTGGGCCGATCACCGCGAGCGGATCGACGATGACGCCGTCCTCGAGATGGGCGGACGGGTCGATGATCGCCGATGGCGCGATGCCGTCATTGTCGAACCAGGATTGTGGGCGGAGCGCATCGGCGTGCCACTCGCGCGCCAGCTTCACGAAGGCGCGGAACGGCTGGGCCGCCCGCAGCACCGCCACATGGGCGGGCACCTGGGCCTCGAAACGCGGGCTGACCAGGCAAGCGCCGGCTTTGGTCGCCTTGAGCTGATCGGCGTATTTGAGATTGTCGAAGAACGCCAGATGCATCGGACCGGCTTCGTCGAGCGAAGCGAGGCCCCTAATCACGTCACCGTCCCGCGCAGGGTCGACCAATACCGCTCCTGTCAACGCGGCCAGCTCGGCCAGCGTTGAGGAAGGAGGTTGCTTGAAGAATATCGGCTGCGCCATTTCACCCGTCGCAGTCCGGCCGCTATTCACACCAGAGAGCCGGCTTCGAAGACGCGAAGCCGAACCCTCCTCCTATTCCTTGGTGTTCTCGTCACGTGGACCTTAGTCCATTTCGCTTCAAGACACCTTAGAACGATGTGCCACCGCCAAACTTGAATTCCTGCACGCGGTCAAACTGGCCCTTCGTAAGCGGAACCGCATAGTCGAAGCGGAGCGGACCGAAGGGCGAGGCCCAGATCAGGCCGACACCCACCGAGGTGCGAACCACATTGCCGTTGTCGAACTGCAATCCCGTACAAGTTCCGGCACTGGCCGGAGTGGTCGCCGTCGCCTGCGTCGGCGGGATGCAACCAGGCAGGTTGACCTCGCCCGTTGCCGCCCACGACGTCGGTCCCTTGTAGTCGAACAGTCCACCGGCGTCGGCATAGACCGAGCCCTTGAGCCCGACTTCCTTCGGCAGGAACCAGAACGGCATCTGCAATTCGAACGAAGCGCCCCAGTACTTGGTGCCGCCGAGCGCATCACGTGTACCGAACGGATTCAAATCGCGCGGACCGATACCGTTCGGCGCAAAACCGCGCACCAGGTTCGGACCCATCTGGAAGTGATCGAGCATGCGCAGTTCGCTGCCGCCGAACTGGTTGAGAATGCCGCCCTGGAGATGGATCAGGCCGACGATATCGGCGACCAGCGGGGTGTAGTACTTCGCGTCGATCGCCGACTTGATGTACTTCACGTCGCCGCCGACGCCGGCGAAGTCCTGCTTCCAGTCGATCAGCAAGCCGTCGGTCGGGTTCTTGTTGTTGTCCAGCGTGTTGTAGTTCAGCGAATAGCCGACCGACGAGGTCAGCGCCTTGCCGCTCTGCAGTTCCCTGCGGATCGGCAGCGAAGCTTCGCCGTCGAAGTAACATCCGAGACCGTTTGTGGATGTCAGGTCGATGGGGGGAGTCTGACTCGCCGCAAAGGCCGGGCTTGGATTGAAGGCGAGCAACGAGTTCGCCGGGTTGTTGTTACAGTTGGCGAGCGTGCTCGGCAGCGAGATTTCCTGCTGATAGATCGAGTAGCGCAACTGAAGCGCGAGATCTTCGCGCAAGGTGAAGCCGAGCCGCGGGCTGAAGCCCAACGTCTTGGTGCCGTACGCGATGTAGCTGTTGGCGAGCTGTTCACGATAGAACAGGTCGAGGCCAAGCGCGACGCGATAGTCGAACAAATAGGGGTCGACGAACGACAGCGAACCGCCGCGCGCGTACTGACCGTAGGTCACAGCAGCCTTCGCATACAGGCCGCGGCCGAGGAAGTTGCGCTCGGAGATGCTGACTTCGGCCAGTGCGCCGTCCGTGGTCGAATAGCCGCCCGACACCGAGAAGTCGCCGGTCGATTTTTCTTCGAGATCGACGATCAGGATCACGCGATCGGTCGACGAGCCGGGCTCGGTCAGGATCTTCACGCTCTTGAAGAAGTCGAGGTTCTTCAGCCGGCGCTCGGCGCGATCGACCAGGGCACGGTTGTAGGCGTCGCCTTCGGACAGGTCGAACTCGCGGCGGATCACGTAGTCGCGGGTACGGGTGTTACCGCGGACGTTGATGCGCTCGATATAGGTTCGCGGGCCTTCGTCGACGGCGAACACGATCGAAACGGTGTGCTGCTCGAAATTGCGATCGCCGCGCGGACGCACCACGGCGAAGGCGTAGCCGCGCCGTGAAGCCTCGATCTGCATTTCCTCGACGGATTTCTCCAGCGCCTCGGCATTGTAAACCGAGCCGACGCTGACGCGCGAGAAGCTGCGCATCGAGGCGGCATCGAGGGTCGGGATGGAGGTCTGGAAATCGACGGAGGCAACGCGATATTGCTGCCCCTCATCGATCTTGAAGGTGACGAGGAAGCCCTTCTTCTCGGGGTCATACTCGGTCAGTGCGGCGACCACCTGCACGTCGGCGTAACCGTTCTTGAGGTAGAAGCGGCGAATCAGATCGCGGTCCGCCTCGACCCGGTCGGGATCATAGACGTCGGCGCCGCCGAGGAAGCTCAGAAGGTTCGATTCGCGCGTCTTGATGACGTCCTTGAGGCGATAGGACGAATAGGCGACGTTGCCGATGAATTCGATCGACTTGACGCCGGTCTTGCCGCCTTCGGTGATCGTGAAGATCAGATCGACGCGGTTGTTCGGCTGCTCGATGATTTCCGGAGTGACGCGCACGTCATAGCGGCCGGAGCGCCGGTAGATTTCGGCGATGCGCTGGGCGTCCGACTGAACCATCGGACGCGAGAAAGTACCGCGCGGCTTGGACTGGATTTCAGCCGAAAGCTGTTCGTCCTTGACCTTCTTGTTGCCTTCGAAGGCGATGCGCCCGATCACGGCGTTTTCGACGACCGTCACGACCAGCCGACCGCCGACCTGGTTGATTCGCACGTCCTGGAACAGGCCGGTCTCGATCAGCGCTTTCAGGCCATCGTCGATCTGGGCCTGCCCGAGGCGGCCGCCGGGGCCTGGCTTGAAATAGGAGCGGATGGTCTCGACCTCGACACGCCGGTTCCCTTCAACGACGATCGACGCCGCGGTCTGGGCCGCAGCCGGCACAGACACCAACACGCCCCCCATCGGCGCGGCCACCATGATCAGAGCGGCCAGCAGACCCCCCCGCACTCGCATTCCCAACATCATGCGCAACGCGCCCTCGTCATTGCACTGCCGGCTCGTACCCCTACGAACCGGCAGAATCCCAAAGTTGCATTGCTTGTAGCCAATTTCGACAGGGGGGCAAACCAGACATCGCGATGCGATTCCAATTTCATTCCAAGACGTTGCCAAAGGGCAACGTCATAAAAAAGCCGCTTCTACGACCTCCCGAACAGCCCCCTCAGCCACGGCACCTGATGGAAGTCGTTATAGAAGGCGAACACCATCAGCATCAGGACCAGAACCAGCCCGACTCGGAACCCGTATTCCTGGGATTTTTCCGACAATGGACGCCCGCGGAGCACCTCGGCCGTGTAGAACATAAGGTGACCGCCATCGAGCAAGGGCACCGGGAACAAATTCAATAGCCCGATCGAGATGGACAGCACCGCCGCCAGATGCAGCAGCGGAATGATTCCCAAGGTAGCCACCTGCCCCGAAATCTGCGCGATCCGAATCGGCCCGCCGATCTGGTCCGCGCTCGCCCGGCCGGTAAAGATGTTACCGATATAGGCGAGCGTCTGCTCGATGACGAACCAGGTTTCCTTGATTCCGAGCCAGAATGCGGTCGCCGGATCGACCTTCTCGGTGGTCACCTCGCCCGGCGAGGTCGCACGGGTGATGCCGAGAATTCCGAGCCTTTGGGTATTTCCGAACGGATCCTTCACTTCGCGCAGTTCCGGCGTGCCCTTCAATTCAAGCGTGGAATCACCCCGCTTGACGGTGAAGGTCATGGTTTCGCCGGCGCGAACGCTCACGAAGCGCTGCATGTCGGAGAAGCTGCCGATCTTTTTGCCGTCGATGGCGGTGACGACGTCGCCGACCTGAAAGCCCGCCCGCTCGGCGGCGCTGCTGGCTTCGATCTTGTCGACGCGTGCCGTCGTGCTCGGCTTGCCGAAGAAAGTGAAGAGACAGGTGAAAATGACGATCGCCAGAATGAAATTCGCGATCGGACCGGCGGCCACGATGGCTGCGCGCGCGCCGACTTTCTTGTGATGGAAACTGCCGGCGCGCTCTTCCTCGCTCATGCGGGCGAGCGATTCGGCCGATGCGGGCGTCGAAGCTTCCGATTCGTCGCCGAAGAACTTCACGTAACCGCCGAGCGGGATCGCGGAAATCTTCCAGCGCGTGCCGTGACGGTCGTTGAAGCCGGCAAGTTCCGGCCCGAACCCGAGCGAGAACGTCAACACCTTCACGCCCGCCCAGCGGGCGACCAGGAAGTGGCCGAGTTCATGGAAGAACACGACGATGGTCAGAACGAACAAAAAGGGAATGATGTAGCCGATGAGCCCGTGGCCCAACGTACTGAAACTGCTTAGAAAAAACTCTGACATCAGGTTCCCCTCGACAAGAGCCGATGGCTCCGTCCCCAACCCTCTAGGATGCCTTTAAGGCAATTTGAGGCAATAGGGAGGCGGCTCGATTTCGCGCGTTATGGTCAACGGAGATCGCGTCGTCCGCCGAGCTCAAAGGCGCAAGGTTCCCGGCACGAATCCAATCGTTGATGGTGGCTTCGACGAGGCGCGCGATCGACCCGAATTTGATCTTTCCGGCGATGAACGCCGCCACCGCCACCTCATTGGCGGCGTTGAATACCGTGGTCGCGCCACGCCCTGTACGTAACGCCTCGTAGGCCAGCCGCAAGCCCGGGAACCGCTCGAAGTCCGGCGCCTCGAACGTGAGCTGGCCGATTTTTGCGAGGTCCAGCCTGGCCGACGGGCCAACGATTCGATCGGGCCATCCAAGGCAGTGCGCGATCGGGATGCGCATGTCGGGCGCGCCGAGCTGCGCAACCACAGAGCGATCGGAGAATTCGACCATGCCGTGGATGATCGACTGCGGATGCACGAGGACGTCGATCTCGTCGGCCGAGAGCGCGAACAGATAGGAGGCTTCGATGACTTCGAGGCCCTTGTTCATCATCGAGGCCGAATCAATGGTGATCTTCTGACCCATGCTCCAGTTCGGATGCTTCAAGGCCTGCTCAAGCGTCGCCTGCTCGATGTCGGCCGGCGCCCAGGTGCGAAACGGGCCACCGGATGCGGTGATGATCACGCGCACCAATTCCTCGCGATTGCCGGAAGAGAGCGCCTGAAACAGCGCGTTGTGTTCGGAATCTGCCGGGAGGATGCAGGCGCCGGCCTTCGCCGCGCGCTGCATGAAGAAATCGCCGGCACACACCAGGCATTCCTTGTTCGCCAATGCGACGGCGGCGCCGCGGTCGACCGCAGCAAGCGCAGGCTTCAGCCCAGCCGCGCCGCTCACCGCCGCCATCACCCAGTCGGCGGGACGCGCGGCGGCCTCGATGATCGCGCTTTCGCCGGCGCCGCATTCGATGTTCGTGCCTGCCAGCGCATCCTTCAGTTCGCCAAGGCGCGCGGGATCGGCGATCGCAGCGAATCGTACGCCGAATTCCTTCGCGAGCCTGGCCAGCGCTTCGACGTTGGAATTCGCGGTCAGCGCCTCGACCTGGTAGCGGTCGCGCGCGCCGCGCAGCAGATCCATGGTGCTGTCGCCGATGGAACCGGTGGCGCCCAATACCGTGACGGTGCGCGCATCCGACCAAGCGGCCTTGTTGTTACGCAATGGAACTGCGCTCATCGTTTCACCAAACCATAAGACCGCGACCGACGCCATCGGCGCCGCCCCGCAGAAAGCCGAAAAGTGCCGCCACGACAACGGCTGCGACAAACCCGTCCAGGCGGTCCATTAGTCCGCCATGGCCGGGAATGATGTGACTTGAGTCCTTTACGCCAAAACGGCGCTTCACGGCGGATTCGAAGAGGTCGCCGAGCTGGGAAACCACCGAAAGGGCCGCCGAAAGCAGCAACAACGGTCCCATCTTACCGAGACCGAAGGCGGCAAACCCGCCTGCCACGGCCAGACTGGCGGCAAAACCGCCGACGGCGCCGGCCCAGGTCTTTTTCGGGCTGACGCGCGGCCACAGTTTTGGTCCGCCAATACCGCGGCCCGCGAAATAGCCTCCACTGTCGGTCACCCACACAATCAGCAGCACGAACATCAGGGCGGCAAAACCCTTTACGGAATCCAGACGCACCAGGACCGAGGCAATTTCGGCCGCTGCCGCGTACAGAAATCCGGCTGCCGCCCAGTTTCGCCGCTCCGGCGCGATCGATACCACCGCGACAAGGCCGATGCCGAGCGCGATCAGGGCGGCATCGAGCCGGCCGATCGCAAAGCAAACTCCGCCGAGCGCAAGCGCGGCCACGCCTGGGACGATCACACGCGTTGCCCCGGCGAGGCCCACGATCGCGAGCCATTCGACGAACAGGCCGACGGCCGCCAGCGTCACCAGCGCGGCCCACAGCCAGCCGCCCGCATAGGCGATGGCGACCGCAAGCGGAATCAGCACTGCGGCGGCGGCGATACGCATCACGAGATTGCGCGAATCGGGCGCGCTTGCTGCCGCCGGCGCGGGCTCGGGGTCGGTCACGATCCGGTTTTCGCAACCAGACCGCCGAAGCGGCGTTCCCGTCTGGCATATTCGGCAATGGCGCTTTCGAGCGCGGCCTTGTCGAAATCGGGCCAGTGGATCGGCACGAATACAAGTTCGCTATAGGCCGCCTGCCACATCAGGAAGTTCGACAGCCGCTGTTCGCCGCTGGTGCGGATGATCAGGTCGGGATCGGGAATGTCAGGTGCATCGAGATAGCGGCCGAGCGTATCGGCATCGATCGAGGCGGGATCGCGCTTGCCCTCCGCGACTTCACGCGCCAGCCGTTGGGCAGCGCCGGCAATTTCCTGGCGCGATCCGTAGTTGAACGCGACTACGAGATTGAGCTTGGTGTTACCTCTCGTCAGTTCCTCGGCCTCGTTCAAGAGCGTGCAGATATCGGGCTCCAGCCCCTCTCGTTCACCGATTACGCGCACGCGCACGCCGTCGCGGTGCAGCGTCGCCAGATCGTTGCGGATAAAGCGGCGGAGCAATCCAAAGAGATCGCCGATTTCGGTCGCCGGCCGCGACCAGTTTTCGGAGCTGAACGAAAAGATCGTCAGATAGAGCACGCCGAGTTCATGGGCGGCGCGAACGACGCGGCGCAGCGCCTCGACGCCGCGGCGGTGGCCTTCGGCGCGCGGCAAGCCGCGCGCTGCCGCCCAGCGCCCATTTCCGTCCATGATGATCGCCACATGCAACGGGACGGAGCGATCCGGTCCTTCCGTGGCGGGGGCGGCGGCGTTCGGCATTATCTGAATTCCAGGGCCAGTCTCAACTCGTGAACCTTGTCATCAAACGGTGAGGATTTCCTTTTCCTTCGCCGCCAGCAACTGATCGATTTCCGCAATTGTACTATCGGTCGCCTTCTGCACGTCATGGGCCAAGCGCTCCTGATCGTCTTCGGAAATCTCGTGATTCTTCTCGAGCTTCTTGACGATATCCAGGCCGTCGCGACGGACGTGGCGAACGGCAACCTTGGCGGCCTCGGCGTATTTGTGCGCGACCTTCACCAGTTCCTTGCGCCGTTCCTCGTTAAGCTCGGGAATCCGCAGGCGCAGCACCTGCCCTTCGGTCGCGGGCGAGAGGCCGAGATTGGAATCGACGATCGCCTTCTCCACGGCTTTCACCATCGACTTATCCCACACCTGGACGGAAAGCAGGCGCGGCTCGGGCACGCTGACCGTGGCGAGCTGGTTGAGCGGCATGTGCGAGCCGTAGGCCTCGACCTGCACCGGCTCCAGCATGGACGCTGCCGCGCGGCCGGTTCGCAGGCCACCGAGCTCGTGCTTGAGCGCGTGAGTGGCGCCTTGCATGCGGCGCTTCAATTCGTTGATGTCAAAACCGGGCGTGGGCATAACGCTCTCCCCTCCTTGGAAACCAGCCGCTGGCGTCTTCAAGCCGCGGTTCGAAACTGCAACCGGCATATCAGCCGGCAACCACCGTGCCGTGGCCGGTGCCGCGCAGGATCGCGCCGATCGAACCCGGCTCGGCGATCGAGAATACGATGATAGGCAGTGACGTCTCGCGGGCAAGCGCGAATGCAGTCGCGTCCATCACCTTGTAGTCGCCGGCGATCGCCTGCGAATGCGTCAGCCGATCAAAACGCTTGGCGGACGGGTCCTTTTTGGGGTCGGCGCTGTAAACGCCGTCGACATTGGTGGCCTTGAGCACCGCCTCAGCGCCGATTTCGGCCGCCCGCAGCACTGCCGTGGTATCGGTGGTGAAGAACGGATTGCCGGTTCCGCCACCCAGCAGCACGATACGCCCCTCGGCGAGGTATTTGTGCGCTGCACCGCGGGTGAAGACCTCGGAAATCTCAGGCATTACGAACGCCGACAGGGTCCGCGCCGGCGCCCCCTTGCGCTCGATGGCAGCCTCCAGCGCCAGGCAGTTCATCACGGTGGCTAGCATGCCCATGGTGTCACCGGTCGGGCGCGAAACGCCGCGCGAGGACACTTCCACGCCGCGAACGATGTTGCCGCCGCCGATCACGACGGCCACCTCGACGCCGAGCTTGTGGGCCGCGATCAGGTCGTCGGCGATGCGGTCAACGGTTGGCTGGTCGATGCCGAAGAAATGGCTACCTGCGAGATACTCGCCCGAGAGCTTGATCACGACGCGACGATAGACCGGCTCAGCCATGGCTTACGCTTCCCTCTCCCGCGCAGGCGACTTCCGGCGCATTTGCGCCGGAAGACTGTGACCGCAGCGGTTACTTCTTGCCGCTGGCCGCCGCGACTTCGGCTGCGAAATCGGATTCCTGCTTTTCGATTCCCTCGCCGAGAGCATAGCGCACAAATCCGGCAATCTTCACCGGCGCGCCGATCTTGCCTTCGGCTTCCTTCAGAGCTTGCGCGACCGACTTGCCCTTTTCGTCGTGGATGAACGCCTGCTCCAACAGGCAGACTTCCTTGTAATAGGTCTTCAGGCCGGACTCGACGATCTTCTCGATCACGTTTTCCGGCTTGCCCTGCTGGCGATACTTGTCGGCCAGCACGTCCTTTTCGCGCTTCACGATCTCGGGGTCGAGGCCGGACGGATCCAGCGCCTGCGGATTGGTCGCAGCCACATGCATCGCAAGCTGCCGGCCGAGATGCGCGAGTTCATCGGACTTGCCGGTGGATTCAAGCGCGACCAGCACGCCCATCTTGCCGGCGCCATCGATCACGGCGCCATGGATGTAGCTCGACACCACGCCCTTGCCGACTTCGAGGGAAGCCGCGCGGCGCAGCGTCATGTTCTCGCCGATGGTGGCGATCGCGTCCGAAATCGCGGTTTCGACGGTGACGCTGCCGACCTTCGCCGCCTTGATCTTCTCGACGTCGGCGCCGACGTCGAGCGCGACCTGCGCGATCATCTTGACGAGGCCCTGGAACTGCTCGTTGCGGGCGACGAAATCGGTCTCGGAATTGACTTCGACCACGACGCCCTTGGTGCCCGACGTCACCGCTCCGATCAGGCCTTCCGCCGCGACGCGGCCGGCCTTCTTGGCGGCCTTCGAGAGGCCCTTCTTGCGCAGCCAATCCTGGGCGCCCTGCATGTCGCCCGAAGTTTCGGTGAGCGCTGCCTTGCAGTCCATCATGCCCGCGCCAGTCGACTCGCGCAGTTCCTTGACCATTGCCGCAGTGATCGTTGCCATCGTCGAATATCCTTCTTGCCTGTGAGCTGCGGGCGCGGCGCGCGCTTTGCGCCGTGCCGTCGTCAGCTACAGGGAATGCCGTATCTGGGGAGCAGGACCGGTGGCCGGAAGACCCGGCCACGCGGCGAACCAATTATTCAGCTTCCGCGGTCAGCGTCTTGGCCTGGGCGACCCAGGCATCGGCGCGGCTCGGAAGACCAACCTCTTCACCGATCTTGTGCGCGGTGTCGTGGTCGAGTTCGGCAAGCTGCCAGTAATGGAAGATGCCGAGGTCGTTGAGCTTCTTCTCGATCGTACCCGACACGCCGGTGAGCTTCTTGAGGTTGTCGGCAGTGCCGCGCGGACCGGCCAGTCCCTGGAAGCCGGTCGGCTGGGGCGCTGCCGGAACTTCCTCGCGGACCGGCTGAACGGCGGCGCCGATATCGATGCCGGAGTCGCCCTGCGCGCGCGAAATGCCGTCGATGGCGGCGCGGGCAATCAGGTCGCAATACAGCGAAATGGCGCGGCCGGCATCGTCATTGCCCGGCACCACGAAGGTGATGCCCTTCGGGTCGGAGTTGGTGTCGACGATCGCGGCAACGGGAATGTTGAGCCGCTGCGCTTCCTGGATCGCGATGTCTTCCTTGTTGGTGTCGATCACGAAGATCATGTCGGGAAGACCGCCCATGTCCTTGATACCGCCGAGCGAGCGGTCGAGCTTGTCGCGCTCGCGCTGCAGCGTCAGCCGCTCCTTCTTGGTGTAGGAGTTGGCCTCGCCCGACGACAGCACCTCATCGAGGTGACGCAGGCGCTTGATCGATCCTGAAATCGTCTTCCAGTTGGTCAGCGTGCCGCCGAGCCAGCGCGAATTGACGAAATACTGCGCCGAGCGCTTGGCCGCCTCGGCAACGCCGTCCTGCGCCTGGCGCTTGGTGCCGACGAACAGGATGCGGCCGCCCTTGGCAACCGTGTCGGAAACCGCCTGCAGCGCGCGATGCAGCATCGGCACGGTCTGGGCGAGATCGATGATGTGGATGTTGTTGCGGGCACCGAAAATGTAATCCGCCATCTTCGGATTCCAGCGGTGCGATTGGTGGCCAAAGTGGACGCCAGCTTCCAAGAGCTGACGCATGGAAAAATCGGGTAGCGCCATAGTAATAGTTCTCCGGTTGGTTCCTCCGGAAACGTGTGAGCAAACGAGCCTGACTGGCCCGGTTGCCACCGGACGGCCTTTGAGAGCCATGTTTCCGTGTGAGATGGCGCGCTATATAGCCGGATTCCAGCCGGAAGCAAGGAAATACGGCCGGTTTTTCGGTCTTCCAGATCAGCGATTTAGGGCCGCTCCGGCCAGACCCGGGATCTGGCCGGCTAACAATCAGCATCGGCCCGGCAGGCACCCCCTGGCCGCGGCCGCCGGAGCCGGCGCCGCACGCGGTGCAGCCATCGGCGGTGGTGCGGCCACACGCGCGGGTGCCGGGGGTGGTGCGGCCATCCTTGGTGGAGGCGGTGGCGGCGCAGCCATCCTCGGCGGAGGCGGTGGCGGCGCGGCCATCCTCGGTGGAGGCGGTGGCGGCGCGGCCATCCTCGGTGGAGGCGGTGGGGGTGCAGCCATCCGCGGCGGCGGGGCCGGCGGCGCAGCCATCCTCGGTGGAGGCGACGGTGCGGCCATCCTCGCCGGTGGAGGCGGCGCGGCCATCCTGGGCGGGGGCGATGCCGGGGCTACTCGCGCTGCCGGCGGTGGCGGGGGCCTTGCCACATGCGCCGCAGACGGTGGCGTGCCACGCCTCAGCTCAGGTTGTAGTTGAGGTTTTGGCGCAACCGCAGCAGCCGGCCTTGATGGCGCGGCGGCGCTGGGTGGCGGCGCAACCGCGGGCTGCCGGCCTGCCGGAGCCGCAGGAGCCGTCGCGCCAACGGCCGGCCGCGCACCGACCGCGCCGGGTGCAGTGGGCGCCGCTGTTCCTCCCGGGCGCAACGCACCCGGCGCCGGCCTTGCGTTCGGATTGACGGCGGCGCTCGGGGGCGCGGCTGGCGCGCCCCTGGCGCCCGGAACC contains:
- a CDS encoding isoprenyl transferase, which gives rise to MPNAAAPATEGPDRSVPLHVAIIMDGNGRWAAARGLPRAEGHRRGVEALRRVVRAAHELGVLYLTIFSFSSENWSRPATEIGDLFGLLRRFIRNDLATLHRDGVRVRVIGEREGLEPDICTLLNEAEELTRGNTKLNLVVAFNYGSRQEIAGAAQRLAREVAEGKRDPASIDADTLGRYLDAPDIPDPDLIIRTSGEQRLSNFLMWQAAYSELVFVPIHWPDFDKAALESAIAEYARRERRFGGLVAKTGS
- the frr gene encoding ribosome recycling factor, translating into MPTPGFDINELKRRMQGATHALKHELGGLRTGRAAASMLEPVQVEAYGSHMPLNQLATVSVPEPRLLSVQVWDKSMVKAVEKAIVDSNLGLSPATEGQVLRLRIPELNEERRKELVKVAHKYAEAAKVAVRHVRRDGLDIVKKLEKNHEISEDDQERLAHDVQKATDSTIAEIDQLLAAKEKEILTV
- the pyrH gene encoding UMP kinase — encoded protein: MAEPVYRRVVIKLSGEYLAGSHFFGIDQPTVDRIADDLIAAHKLGVEVAVVIGGGNIVRGVEVSSRGVSRPTGDTMGMLATVMNCLALEAAIERKGAPARTLSAFVMPEISEVFTRGAAHKYLAEGRIVLLGGGTGNPFFTTDTTAVLRAAEIGAEAVLKATNVDGVYSADPKKDPSAKRFDRLTHSQAIAGDYKVMDATAFALARETSLPIIVFSIAEPGSIGAILRGTGHGTVVAG
- the tsf gene encoding translation elongation factor Ts — protein: MATITAAMVKELRESTGAGMMDCKAALTETSGDMQGAQDWLRKKGLSKAAKKAGRVAAEGLIGAVTSGTKGVVVEVNSETDFVARNEQFQGLVKMIAQVALDVGADVEKIKAAKVGSVTVETAISDAIATIGENMTLRRAASLEVGKGVVSSYIHGAVIDGAGKMGVLVALESTGKSDELAHLGRQLAMHVAATNPQALDPSGLDPEIVKREKDVLADKYRQQGKPENVIEKIVESGLKTYYKEVCLLEQAFIHDEKGKSVAQALKEAEGKIGAPVKIAGFVRYALGEGIEKQESDFAAEVAAASGKK
- a CDS encoding 30S ribosomal protein S2 is translated as MALPDFSMRQLLEAGVHFGHQSHRWNPKMADYIFGARNNIHIIDLAQTVPMLHRALQAVSDTVAKGGRILFVGTKRQAQDGVAEAAKRSAQYFVNSRWLGGTLTNWKTISGSIKRLRHLDEVLSSGEANSYTKKERLTLQRERDKLDRSLGGIKDMGGLPDMIFVIDTNKEDIAIQEAQRLNIPVAAIVDTNSDPKGITFVVPGNDDAGRAISLYCDLIARAAIDGISRAQGDSGIDIGAAVQPVREEVPAAPQPTGFQGLAGPRGTADNLKKLTGVSGTIEKKLNDLGIFHYWQLAELDHDTAHKIGEEVGLPSRADAWVAQAKTLTAEAE